ATTCTCtatttagtataaaataatatagttCGCCGTGAATGCGTCTTAAACACATAATTCGCATAGCATAATGTTGTGCATACTAGAATATTTTGTATGTCTACGTTCTAAATACTGAACCTTCATGAGaatcaaaaacattaaatagtTCCACGGATATGATTCCAGGAACTAGTTCCTTTTCGCTCCGGAAACGTTCCAGGTTCAATCCGGAATGTTCCCGGAATTACCCACCTCTAATTTAGAGAAATTTTTACGGACTACTTATTTAAAGTAATACtttcaacaattaattaaacataaaagcaaaatatattttttgtactcagaatttttcaagtaaactaaaattatatctATCCCCGTTATATGATCTATgatccctgatagccagagtttctgatcagaaagttggtgtatctgagttgcgaccaacttgacgacaagttgtcgacaactttcagcttgtgtaactgttgccgacaacttgGCTACAAATTGCTCAGcaacttggcgacaatctactgccgcaacctgtcaccaagtttcagagcaacttgtagccaagttgtcggcaactgttacacgagctgaaagttgtcggcaacagttacacgagctgaaagttgtcgacaacttgtcgtcaagttggtcgcaactcagatacaccaactttctgatcagaaactctgaaagttgtcgacaagttgctcggaaagttgccgtcaacttatgAAAATGCTGACTTTTGCGGTCAACttggcgacaggttgcggcagtagattgtcgacaagttgcgggcaacttggctatcaggaaTACTCTGTAATACTCTTGATACTTTTTCTAACtgtccctgatagccaagttggcaaGAAACTGGCGTAAAACTACAGCCGCAACTGGACACTAAGTTGGTCGCAAAAGTTgatacttcaaaagttgatggtcactttctgagaaagttctCAGAAACCTGCATTCCAGTTGCGGCACCATACTGGCgtcaactttctcagaaagtggcGGTAACTTGTACTCCAAAAATTGCAAATGCTAAAGTTGTCGACagcttgtcgtcaagttggtcgcaaactAATGAATACCAACTTTTGGACGAGAAACCCTGGCTATCAGGGGTAATAAGTTAAGTGATTATTCTTACCGGTAAAGTCCCATATATTCGGGTGAACGCCAAAAcgaatatttgattttttatggtaactttctgaaaaattattcgtaCGTTGTTCATGGCCGTGGACACTCCATAGTGTTGGTGGAGTTCTAACAATCCATTGAttgtaaaaatacaaaaaaaattcgtgcaataaaatataaatatcttcAGGAATATTCGTTATTAACCAGTTGTATCCTTGGAGGGCGTCGTTTGGAGGCAACAAAGCCAGTGCCATTAATTTCCTAATAATAATCTGGCCATATTTCCAAGTGCTTACTAAACGTAACAGTCCAAGTTTCTTCAATCTTTTTATCAGTgcctatttatttaaaaatacattctgtatgatatatatatatatatatatatatatatatatatatatatatatattatatatattatatatatttccattttaatgtcaagctcctaaaaaaatagtcttctgatcgattttaagagcttgacattaaaatggaaataactagaaaacaatgcagagttcaaaaaaagtttctcagagataatttgtaggaaataaaattgtctacaaaaaatattctatgaCATTtcatgataagtccgatagtttcaccggaaaagtaaaaagatctcgaaatttagtCTTGaattcgagctccaataactttttaacagatggatttatcaagaaatgataagagactttttttgtagaacgttaAATtcccttatgacaaactaaaaaTTCCTGATTAGTCAATTTGTGAAAtagttatagctatttgaaaaaaataaaagccttttgttcaaaatacctataactttttttgggttgggtaaaaaaatttgataatttcctgaaaaattattttgacggggtagaaaaggaaaaaaaattttcaaccagATTAAAAAGGCTCGGgatcaaaagtggtcgatgtGACGTGGTGTGCCCTATATAAATCATACTGACCTGGCAAAAATGAAAGTAGCACCCAGTGTGTAGAGTTGCCGGAAATTGATCTTTAATAGCAACATCCAGTGATGCTTCAAAATCTGACATTATTGTTTGAGGTTGAATGTGCGGTGCTCCATGATTTTTGAAGTAGGATAATCCTGTTTTGTATGCTGATGCTGACTTTTTTGACATTAACATCCAGCATATTGGCAAGGcctttaataaaataagttgattgtataattaaaattttataaaattatatagttTTAGGAGTTTCTGAGAGTACATAAAAATAGTGCATTGCTTCAAGTACGGGAGAAACCGGAGTAAAATAAGACACCACTTTGCATTTATGTCAAAATTGTTAAGtccttttcatttttttagaacCGATGAATCGATTCAagcgttcttggtggcaatcgaaaaagCTCACCAAGCCTTAGAACCAATAACATTTTGAGTCGAATCGGGCTTATGagttatacgcaaaaaacctaagaaaaaaaaaatttttcaatttttatttttcctataacttgtaaactaggTGACCGATcgactccaaaatctaatcaattttaagtcttagtgagccctttcgattgtcattaagaacgttcaaatcggttgattcgtatCAAAGATATCGTAGAACAAATAAATCTTCaaacacacacaaacacacacacacacacaaacacacacacacacacagttTTCCGtagcttcaaatttttttcccggatTCGTCTTATTTCATAGAACGATATAACATTATTGCATTGGAACATtaggaatttataaatatcaaataacaaagatatttttattcaaataaatcagTTGCGATAATATTAAAAggcattatatataaaaatttaattctttgtcgattttttaatttatatctgTTACTTTTGGAATACTCGATATGTATTAGAAATTGGGTAGACTTTAGCTCTGGGTagttctatatatatttaataataataaatattaggAAAGAGTATTTAGCCCAACAAAAGTACGTGTGAAGCAAAAAATCGTCACCTTACagttattgatattaaaatattctttaagatcagaactttttaatttcttagTAGAGAGAttctctaattaaatttataatttgtttcAGTCTGtaccttgttattaattaacgcCATAATCgtgaaaaattgataaacTTTTGGTTTTTTGGGGGTCATTTTAAAAGTAGCATCCATAAAGAGCGTCGTTGTTATTATTGATgccaaaaaatttaagtcgaaaaatattattataatgccACCATCAGGTGCATGAAGGGCTGAAACACTTAGATGGCCTTGCGAATAACGCAGTAGATGATCCCATTGAGGCATCCTTAGCAGAGTAACATAATGCAGTAAATCATTGGGAATTGGTGGGTGAGGAAGTTGATTACTACGACGCCAACTTGTCATCATTGGCTGCATTTTGGCCCACGTGTACTTTATGGCTGCTTCATaatgactgaaaaaaaaagtaattgcgATATGTGTTACGTTCTCGTAACATTTTATCGattaaattaaactaattattttttataaattaattacatgatacaacattttttgacattCAACATACTACTGCTGCACTTATAAATACCCGGgtatgaaagtaatttaaagtttttgaattttaatgttaaaactATCTAAGTATcatgttgaataaatttttcacattcTATACATTTCGATTTatctcaaaataaataataataatgataataataataatagtaataataatgatgataataataataataataataataataataattcagaaaaaaaattttctggtaTTAACATTGTTTATGAATTTAACGGATgtttataaacataaaaataaataacaagaaACACGGAATTAATAATCTTGgaatttatatcattttaattgtgtaaattagtccaataaatcaataagtttaaaaattgaatctatgcaaaaaaaatttttattttcgttcctcTCCCCTCGTTTACGGTTtcaggagaaaaaaaaaccattgaaAAGTCCAACTCAGCATGAATTTCGAACAAActtaagtaaatataaaaattgtatcagACATAGTAGAATTTATAGTACTAAACAAAGGTATCCCTGGTTAAGAAAAACGATTtgaaacgatttgcaatgttaaatgcccataagaaggGCGATTCTATAGTAtttaaaagcattaaaaagcatttaaaattgtttttttctaattgtttctaatcgtttcttttaataagggatCTATATTTGTCATGGCAGAGAGAGATGAATGGACGAAAGTAGATAGTAAAACCAGTCAAGATTATATACTCACATCACActtaaattatcataaatcaGTCGCAGAGACTGATAAGGCTGCGAAATCGAAGCATAATACAAAGCTTtctgaaaattatagtacAGCTCTAGCTTTGGTTCACCTTCATGATTATGATtagtagttaaaaaaatttgaccgttttgaaattttccatgAGCATCGCAGCGAAGAGAACGACGTTCACAGCATCTTAAATagctaaaaaatacatttttaatttaataatgacaTTCTTAAATCTCCAAGTAAATTCCCCAGCAACTGACAGTCAAGTGTGAAaactttttgatattttttaattttcgaattttgaaaaaccttGAAAAAATGACATAAGATCGATAACATCGAACATACGACAATGTTTTACACTTCATAAACAAATGACATATTATTAGAAAATATGATTTGAAAATATGTGTATAAAGATTCTAAAAGTTTCTTAGTatgcatttatttttcattcttattatttttttaagcatagaattaattgaaaaataaaattatctgttTTCTGCAGCTTTCGCTATATCATCACCGTACAACATGTAACTTTATTcgaatcttttaaaaatttttctctctctctatacatatatttggttgtgtcaaaataaaatgattttttttttaagttctcATAGTATCAAAAGTttctttgagacaaaaaaaaaaaattctcttaaaAAATCAGCTTGATATCTCGAAAATTGAGCTGGCGGTTTACAAGttcattttcccatttaaaatacatgtaaaaaattttttttttagtttttcgaggaaaaatcaaagaaaaatgttttttttccaattttgaatttcacattcctataggaaattaaattccctacataAATGTTTTGAATAGTCATATTCGTAactagaatataaaaaaagttacaagcccccaaagttaaaaaaaaaaaattaatttttcttttatgtataattattatttttacttgtttcttattaattggtggtatttttttcttctacttttaatttccaatcttctatataaaatcttcaataaaattttcaaatttaaaacgtTTTAGTACCTCACTTAACCACTACAgaacattataataataaaaaaatctattttatcgAGTGATTGACaccaatacaaaaaaaagttaatcgtcacagttttaaattattttttaaatatttcttgcatAAAAATTGCTATGTATAGAAgattggaaattaaaattaaaagaaaaaaataccaccaatcaacaaaaaagtaaaaacaataattatacctaaaagaaaaaaatttttttttttaactttgggaGCTTGTAACTTTTTTGATATTGTAGTTACGAGCATGACGATTCAggacatttttgtagggaatttaatttcctataagagtgtgaaattaaaaattggaaaaaaaatttttttcgttgattttttctcgaaaaactaaaaaaaaattttattacatgtattttaaatgggaaaatgaaCTTGTAAACCGCTAGCTtaattttcgagatatcgagctgattttttaggagaatttttttttttgtcccaaagaaacttttgagactatgagaccttaaaaaaaaaaaatcattttattttgacacacccaaatatatatatataaacgtataatcatgtatgatttaaatttttactgacgatattaaaatttaaaaaaacctcatttttcaaaaagttttaaatagtaattaaagtaTACTCTTCATACGAATTAAAATCGAAACCATGTATATACAATGAAATATTTGGTATACGTGCACATACAACAGATAATTAGGATATTTTCAAAAGGATAAACGAATCTAAAGTTAATATTAGCTTATTTACGAACaaatagaagaaattaaatttttgtgtaacattatcaataaatatatctaaaaaaattttatcagcaatCTTCAAAGATCGTAAAATGGATATTTTGCGTAAtgtattatgaaaaaaaaaaaaaaatttattaaaaaattatttgtgcaTTAATCATACCTGGTGTCTTTCACAGTTTTGTAACAACAATAACTATAACCttcaaaaactttaaaaggAAGATTTGACTGCTGCTGTCTACCAC
This genomic interval from Microplitis mediator isolate UGA2020A chromosome 2, iyMicMedi2.1, whole genome shotgun sequence contains the following:
- the LOC130663052 gene encoding uncharacterized protein LOC130663052; the encoded protein is MDNKIFYRGRQQQSNLPFKVFEGYSYCCYKTVKDTSYLRCCERRSLRCDAHGKFQNGQIFLTTNHNHEGEPKLELYYNFQKALYYASISQPYQSLRLIYDNLSVIHYEAAIKYTWAKMQPMMTSWRRSNQLPHPPIPNDLLHYVTLLRMPQWDHLLRYSQGHLSVSALHAPDGGIIIIFFDLNFLASIITTTLFMDATFKMTPKKPKVYQFFTIMALINNKALPICWMLMSKKSASAYKTGLSYFKNHGAPHIQPQTIMSDFEASLDVAIKDQFPATLHTGCYFHFCQALIKRLKKLGLLRLVSTWKYGQIIIRKLMALALLPPNDALQGYNWLITNIPEDIYILLHEFFLYFYNQWIVRTPPTLWSVHGHEQRTNNFSESYHKKSNIRFGVHPNIWDFTENLTRLQAITRIEYESLQNGEDITRSTRSENLDINMKIKKAWDLYNNNILDIPSFLACASNFLRAFQGHIIDDEPNHQNNVADIDANNIVNNYDDHLIFLELNIMEIQ